TATGCAATTGGCAGGTTGTAATATGATCATGCGGTCCATGTGCTCTGCCATTAATAAACACGCCACATTGCCCACAAATACCTTCCCGACAATCGGACTCAAAAGCAATGACTTTTTCGTTTTTTAATACAAGGGTTTCATTCAGATAGTCCAAAGCTTCTAAAAAAGACATATCTCCGGATAATCCATCAACAATATATGCTTTTAAAGAGCCTTGAGCTCCCGAATGGTCTTGCCTCCATATGTTAAAGGTTATTTTCATCTGGTTATTATTTATAACTTCTTTCCGTTGGCTGAATATATTCAAATTCTAAAATTTCTTTATGCAGTTTAAAATCCGCTTCTTGATATTCCCAAACAGAAACGTAAGCATAATCCGCATCATTGCGCTTGGCTTCACCTTCTTCCGTTTGGTATTCTTCCCGAAAATGCGCACCACAGGATTCGTTTCGTTGAAGAGCATCGGTACACATCAACATGGCCAACTCCATAAAATCGGCTAAACGCAAGGCTTTTTCTAATTCAGGATTCATCTCATTTGCGCTTCCTGTAACTTTGACATCCTTCCAAAAGGCGGCTTTAATATGTTTTATTTGAGTAATGGCCTTTTCTAATCCCGCTTTATTCCGACTCATAGCACATTCTTGCCACATAACGTTTCCCAACTCGCGATGAAAATCATCGGAAGTGCGACTGCCATTTATATCTAAAAGTTTTTGAATTTGTTGTTTAACAGAGGCTTCTACTTTGGCGAATTCCGGATGTGTTATGCTGGGACGCTCTGCGTGTAATTCCCCTTCCAAATAATTAGTAATAGTATTCGGTAAAATAAAATATCCGTCTATACTGGTTTGAAGCAGGGAATTCGCCCCCAGTCTATTGGCACCATGATCGGAATAATTACATTCACCTATAGCGTATAAACCCGGAATGGTGGTCATTAATTCATAATCCACCCACAGTCCACCCATGGAAAAATGCGCTGCTGGCGAAATCTTCATCGGCTCATGATAGGCGTTTATTCCTGTTATTTTTTCATACATGGTAAACAAATTCCCATATTTATCGGTAATGGTGTCCTTTCCCATTTTGGCAATGGCATGCTTAAAATCTAAATACACGGCATTTTTCAATGGACCCACACCATGACCCGCATCTATACGTTCTTTTGCAGCGCGCGAAGCAATATCTCGAGGCGCCAAATTTCCAAAACTCGGGTAGCGCCTTTCTAGGTAATAATCGCGTTCTTCTTCGGGAATGTCTTGAGGTTTTCTAGAATCGTCTTTGTTTTTAGGTACCCAAATCCGACCATCATTACGGAGGGATTCAGACATTAAAGTCAGTTTTGATTGCGCCTTACTCGTTTGTGGTAAGGCGGTAGGATGAATTTGAGTAAAACTAGGTGCTGCAAAAAATGCACCGCGTTTATGAGCCTTCCAAATAGCACTGCCATTACACCCTATGGCCAACGTGGACAATCTGAAAACACGAGAATAACCACCTGTGGCTAGCACAACTGCATCAGCAGCAAATCGTTTAATAGCACCAGTTTCTAAATCCCGCGCAATAACACCTTTTGCTTTTCCATTAATAACAACAAGGTCCAAAACTTCATGCCGTGGTAGCATGTCCACTTTTTTAGCGCGAATCATTTTAGATAATTGTGAATAAGCCGCCAATACTAACTGCTGCCCTGTTTGTCCGCGCGCATAAAAGGTACGTTGAACTTGCACACCACCAAAACTTCTATTGGCCAAAACACCACCATATTCGCGTGCAAACGGAACACCCTGTTGCACAAAATGATCTATTAAAGGCGCTGATAATTCAGCCAACCGATAGGTGTTGGCTTCCCGCGACCTGAAATCGCCACCTTTTAGCGTATCATGAAACATACGCCAAACACTATCCCCATCATGTTGGTAATTTTTGGCTGCATTTATACCGCCTTGAGCCGCTATAGAATGTGCACGTCTTGCGGAGTCCTGATAACAAAAACATTGCACCTGATACCCAAGTTCTGCTAATGTAGCTGCTGCTCCAGCGCCTGATAATCCAGAACCCACAACCATAATATTGAGTTTCTTTCTATTGGCCGGATTAATTAAATGCGATTTGGCTTGATAGTTTTTCCACTTATCCTCTAGCCTACCTTCTGGAATTTTTGAATCTAATGTCATGTTCTAACTATTTGAAATAAACGATTATGGGTATAATCCCAAAACCAAGGCTCACAATAATGGCATAAATAAGTGCAATTTTAGCCAATACTTGAAGTCCTTTTTTATGATAAAAACCCAAGGTTTTAAAAGCGGATTGAAGGCCGTGGTGCAAATGAAATCCTAATGGAATCATTAAAATTATGTAGAAAAGCACGTAATAGATATTATGAAATAAGGCATAGGCAACTTCGTAAACATCTATATTTCCGGCCATATCGGTTTTTACCTCCGCACCTATTCCCAATTTAACGCGCGCCCAAAAATTAACGAGGTGAACACCAATAAAAATTAAAATGAGCACCCCTAAAACCCCCATATTTTGAGAAGCCCAACTACTGGTTTCGTTTTTATGATTAATGATATAGCGGTCACTTTTAGAACGCCGGTTTTTATAGGTGATGATGCCCGCATAAATAACATGAAAAATAATAGATAGATACAGTAAATAGGCGACAATCATAATAAGTGTACTCTCTCTTAAAGTGGTTGAATACGCATTGTATAGGCTTCTAGCTGTAGCTTCCGGAAATAGCAAGAGTATATTTGCCGACAAATGAACCATCAGAAAAATACAAAGAAATAATCCTGTTGTAGCAATGATACTTTTTTTAAAAAACAGACTCATGACGGGTTGATTTATCTAAGATTAAAGACCTAAAAAATTACCTAATTAAAATCGTCACTAAAAATAGGGTTTCAATTTGAATAGAAAAAGCATAACAGGAATTAAAAGATATAATAAGGAATGACCTCATAGCGTTTACCAAACAATACAGCTTATTTTCTAGAATATTTCAATAGGAAAACGCAATTATTCATTTGGGTCAAGATTAGCATCTAATCCGTTTAAAAAAATAATCAAAATCGGGTAACTTGTGTTTACAGAATTCATTTAGGAAGTCACGGCGAAAAAGACGCCATTTTAATTTAGTATGATCTATGCGTCTGGATACAATTCCTAAAAATGAAAATCACACATTTTATTTTGGAAGGCAGTGAATTTAGATTCCAAAACGATTTTACAATTATGAGTTATACGAACATGGCTATAAAACCCATTATATTTTTAATATTATTTATGACAACGACGAACAAGTACGCACAACAAACCATTCCTAAATCTATAGAAAAAGAAGCCAAAGCGGCTTTGGATTTTTATCCAACCTTACGCGATGTTGGCATTGAAATTAAGTTTAAAAAAAATATAAAAAAATCCACCATGCAGGCACAGCCTAAATTTGGCAGTTTTTTTAAGCCGAGAGAATATCGCGACTATGTGATTTTAATCAGTGAACGATTTAAAATTTCGGATAAAGAGTTTTCCACTAAAGATATTCCATCGGATATTTTAATAGGCTGGATAGGTCATGAGCTCGGTCATATAATGGATTATCAAGACCGTAGTAATCTGAATCTTATTTGGTTTGGTGTTAAGTACCTGCTTTCCGAAAACCACATTATTGAGGCCGAACGTGCTGCGGATACCTTTGCCGTTGCTCACGGTATGGAATCCTATATTCTAAAAACAAAAGATTTTATTTTGAATAATGCCGATATTACACCTTCCTATAAATTACGTATCGAAAAATTTTATCTTTCACCTGAAGAAATCATGGAGATTGTTAACAAACGGGATGGCGTGGTTCCTGAAGATGCTACTTCTGTGAACTAACAAAGGCCTCCCAATCCTGAAATTTATCTTCTTTCATAACCCGTTCCATTTTTACTTGGCCTCCTTTTTTCTTGTTGGCCGCACTCCATTCATGAAAAATAGCTGGTGGGATGATTTGCACTTTTACACCTTTCAAGGCTTTTCCTCGCGCCACCTTATAATTCTTATTGGCCGCCTTTAAAAAACCATCTAAAGCTTCGGCTACATCATCTGAATTCAATGAATCTTCACTCCCAACATACCAACTATGATAAAATTCATCATCAGCGCCACGTTGTGCACAAATAGTATATTCAGGGATTTTTGTATTGAATTTTTGCTCTAATTGCTGCATGGCATCATCCATTTTATTCACGGATAATTGGGACCCCACCGTATTTAGAAAAAATTTGGTTCGTCCTGTTATTTTTATTTCGGCGCGCTCGACGTTTGTAAATTCAACCGTATCACCAATTTCGTAACGCCAAGCACCACTTACGGTACTAATTATTAATACATAATCTTGGTTGGTTTGCACATCTTCTAAAGTTAGAGAAGGCGCCTTTGGAACCAAAGAGCCATCTTCATTAATATATTCTGGTTTCATAGGAACAAACTCAAAATAGATTCCATTATCAGTCACCAATTGCATAGCATCGGTTTCTGGTCTGGCTTGAAATGCCATAAAACCTTCAGACGCTAAATAGGTGTCAATCACCGTAATTGGCCGTCCCATTAAGGCATTAAAACTTTTTTCATACGGGCTAAAAGCCACACCTCCAGACGTGTAAACTTGCAGATTTGGCCATATTTCGTGAATATGCTTTAAGTTATGTTGCGCAATCACTTTTTCCAACATGAGTTCTATCCAAGATGGAATGCCACTAATGGCGCCAATGTCCCAATTTTTAGCATTGTCGGCTATTCGCTGCACGCGCTCATCCCAATCTTCAATTTTGGCAATATCTTCCCCTGGCTTATAATAACCACGAAACCAAAACGGAATATTACTGGCTGTAATACCACTGATTTCGCCTTCTAAATGCTCTTTGTTTTCTTGTAAATCTGTAGAACTCCCCAGCATCATGATTTCCTTTTCGAAAAAATCGGCTTCAAAATCAAAATTACTTAAAGCAAATACTTGATTGATCCCTGCTTGTTTTATAGCATCTATCATATCATCCGTTACCGGAATACGCTTACTGCTTTTTCCTGTTGTGCCTGAACTTAATGCGAAATAATTCGGATGGCCAGGCCAGGTAATATGGTCTTCCCCATTTTGATAGCGATACCACCATTCTTTTTGAATTTTATTATAATCAAAATACGGAACTGTATCTGAAAAGGCGGTTGCCATATCTGCCGAATCTAAAATAGATTCAAACTTATAATGCTTTCCAAATTCTGTATTTTCCGCTTTGGTAAGCAAATTTTTCAACACCTCTTTTTGAGCTTCTACCGGATTCAATTCCGGCGTAAAGGTGTCTTTAATTTCTATAATACCTTTGATAATATTTCCGAGTATAGCCATGTGGTAAAGTTAATTTTTTTTGTTTTTATTTTCTAATCAAGTCCAAGCGTTTTTTGACTGTAAAAAATAAAAAGTGAACTGAAATTACTAAATATAAAAACTGAACAGGAAAATAAATTCTGTTCAGTTTTTGTTTATTGCCAATTAGAAATTAAACTTGTTAGTGTTTTAAAAATCTAAACGTATGTGTGCCAACCTCTGTTTGTAATTTTACAAGATATGTACCCGTTGCTAATTCGGAAACCTGCAATTCCAATTTAGATGCTGCCGTATTTTGAGCATAAACTTCCTGACCCAACATATTAAAAATGGTTACGCTTTGAATGGTAGATTTATAACTAATATTCAAATAGTCTTTTGTTGGAATCGGGTAAACAGAAAGCGCATTTACTTCAAACGTATCCGTACTTAAAGGCGTTATATTTAATGTAAAATCCAGTGCTTGGCCGTATCCAGGGTAAATGCCTTGACCGAATGCATCAAATTCAATTCCACAAGGATTTATTTCCGCTGGAGAGTCTGAATCGGTATATGTTTTAGTAAGTCTTATGCGTGTTTCACCTAAAACGGCATCAGTTGGCACCAAAACATACATACTGACGCTAACCCCGTCGGTTCCGTTGGTATTGATTAATGTTCCTATTTCGTATATTTCACCCGCATCATCTAAAATATCATTTTGGTTCCAATCTATAAATGCAACAATATCCGTATCAAAAGGACCATACGTGTTTCCAGCGACTTCCAAAGCATAGGTTTCGTTTAACGCTATATTAACCACTGTAGCTGTTTCGTCTATTAAAACAGTTGTGGCATCCGTATTAGCGATGTTAGTTCCTGCAAAATTTACGGATGAAATTTCTTCAACTATAACGTTATCTGCATCTGTAATTTCACAGTAAGGACTTGGAAACGGCAAAATAATTGGTGCTTCAACTAATACCGTAAAATCTAAAGCTTGCCCATATCCTGGATAAATACCTTGACCGAATGCATCAAACTCAATACCACAAGGATTAATTTGAGCAGGCGAATCAGAATCGGTATATGTTTTAGTAAGTCTAATTCGCGTTTCACCTAGAACAGCATCGGTTGGTATAACCATATCAAAAATTACGGATATCCCATCGGTTCCGTCCGTATTAGTCAGTGTTCCTATTTCAAATATCTCACCAGCGTCATCTAACACCTCATTTTGGTTCCAATCTATGAACGCAACAATATCCGTATCAAAAGGCCCATAGGTATTACCAGTTACTTCCATGGTGTATGTGTCTTCTTGCGTTACCGCTATAACCGTTGCAGTTTCGTTAATTAATACAGAAGCCACATCCGAATTTGTTATTGTCGTTCCGCCAAAATCCACGGATGCTATTTCTTCCACGATAACATCTGTAGCATCCGTGATTTCGCAATACGGGCTTGGAAACGTTTGCGCATGCATACCAAGGGATAGTAAAAAAAGCGCTAATGTAATTTTTTTCATAAGTTTTAAAATTTGATTTCAAACAAGTTAGTAAAATTAAACGTAATAGGATGACATACTAATTTTAACAAAATTTGTTAATGTTTTTATTTCTGTTTGAAAAACGAATAGTTTCGCAAATCCCATGATGAAAAAAAATCCATATTCTAATACGTTGTCAGGCATTTTTTTAATGCTTGCCATGTTATTCGCTTTAAGTCCGTGTTCGGCTAAAGAGACCTTTTTAGGAACGATGGACCTCGATTTTCAACGTCCTGCCCACAAAACAATTGCTTCTCATGTTTATGAAATCTGCCAACTAACAACAGTGGATGGATTTGAAGTTGTAAAAACCACTGAACTTCAAACTTTAAAATTAATAGCGACTAAACCTTCTATTAATTTTGCAGATTTATTACTTTATGTACAACTCCGAATTGGCATAAACTACAGTAAAAAAACATCGGGCCTTAGTCCACCACTCTACATATTATATCAATGTTTAAAATTAGATACTACAGCAACTTACGTTTAGTAGTCTCCTATTTTTTTAACATTTATATATATAATTTACATGAAACAATTTTCAAATCAGTCGTATAACACGGCTGGACTTTTTACATTAGCCATCCGCCTAGTTGTAGGATGGACCTACTTTTCAGCCTTTTGGCGTCGCGTAGCATTAGCAAATAAGTTAAACCCTGAAGAAGCGGGTTATATAGGCGAAAAATTCAATCATTTTCTTCCCAACGCATTAGGTATTAAACCCATAATTGAATATTTGGTATTAAACCCAGATGCTTTATGGTGGGCCATGGTTATTTTCACCATCGTAGAAGGTATTGTTGGTCTCCTAATTATGTTAGGGTTTTTCACGCGACTCATGAGTATTGGGGTTTTCTTTTTAGCCATGGGTATTTTGCTCGGTTCCGGATGGATTGGTACCACCTGCTTAGATGAATGGCAAATTGGTGTATTAGGAATTGCCTCCGGTTTCACCTTGTTTCTAAGTGGTAGTGGCCATTATTCGTTAGATAAATTACTCATGGACAAAAGTTATGCCTTTACAGGAACCAAATGGTTTGGCTTTTTAGGTTCAGGCATTTTACCGCTTAAAAATTTAAAACCGATTGTTTTGTTCGGTTCTTTAGCCATTTTTTCATTAACACTGTTTACCAATCAGTATTTTCATGGCGGTGTTTTTGGAACGCTTCATAATAAATCCATCAAACCAAAATTAGAATTAAGCCAAGCATCTTTTTCTAATAACACTTTAGAATTTCAAGTATATCGTGTGGAAGGTGTGGATGTGTATGGTTCCTTTTTAATAGGTTTGGAATTAATGGATTCCCATGGTAAAACAATCCTGTCTTTAAATGGAACTGATTTATCACGATTCCCTGCAGAGCAGATTAATAATCATTATGTAGCGAAAATAAAACCGGGAGTACATAGTTTAATTATTCCATTGGGAGCAAAAGCGGATATCTCAATTCCTTTAAACGAAACGGGTAACAACCCGAATGGCAGACATGTTTTAAAGCTAACCGATATTAGTGGATTAACTTGGGAAATTAATGTGAATTAAAACGCTTGATTTATATTTAACCTAAAAAGCATCCCGAAAGATAATTTATCTCTCGGGACGCTTTTTTTTTAAGAAGAAATATTAATAATAAATTACGTGTGATACATAAATTTCAGATTTAATCAACCACCTAAAATGCAAAATGCATTTCGTCGGATTTATTATAACGTTACTCGACAGAAACTTTTCTACACATCCATAATAATTTACCAATTATAAGCTATTAATCAGAACCAACTGACAAACTGCACTTTACACTAAAAAGTGAGTCGTTTTCCACAAATTAATTAAATACAAAGAGTATATTAACCGTTTACCGAATAAATTTCTCGACCGCCTTTTCATAGGTTAATTTTGGGCTCCCTCAGTTTACATAATTAATAATAGCAGATTTAAGTAATTTCTAATCGTGTATTTATTTAAAACCGATTTTAAGAAGTTTCTGACTGTTTATTGTTAAAAAATTAACCGCTATTATGAAAAAAACTACTTTCTACTCGTTATTACTAATTGTTATTACTTTTAGTATTCAAGGTTTTTCTAAACCCATAAGTTCAGATTATTTTTCTGCAAATACTAATCAGGGTACTTTTTTCAGTAATCCGCTAAATGATTATGTGTCATTGCGACCGGATTTTGAAGAATCTTTCACTGAAAGTTCGGCAAGTCGTGCGATTACTTCCTGTCCAACAAATTTTTCAGTAAACGTAGATCCCGGCACTTGTGGTGCAGTTGTTACCTATACCATGCCTACAACAGATTTAAGTGGCGGATCAATGGTATTAACATCAGCTCTTGGAATTGGAGACACCTTTCCAGATGGTCCTACGACCGTAACCTATGAAGAACGCGATTCAGGAAATACGGCTACCGGACAAATTTGCAATTTTGTTGTCACCGTTTTAGATAATGAAGCCCCTGTTTTAACCCCAGCTATAGATAGAAATGTTAATTTAGATGCCAGTTGTGAAATCACCATCCCAAATGTCTTAGGAACAGCCACAGATAATTGTGATGTGGCTTCCATTACCCAAAACCCAATTGCTGGTTTCGTAATATCCGCGGTTCATAACCAGACCATTAATGTAACGGTTACAGCTACAGACGATTCTGGCAACACGGATGTTGAAACAGTTGTTTTGACAGCAATAGATGTGATTAATCCGATAACACCAACACTTGCCAATTTAACAGGCGAATGTTCTGTAACAGCTACAGCACCAACAACTACGGATGCTTGTTCGGGAACCATAACAGGAACAACCACTGACCCGTTAACGTTTAATACACAAGGAATTTATACTATTACTTGGAATTTTAATGACGGGAATGGCAACATTTCTACACAAACACAAAACGTAGTGATTGATGATGTGACTGCTCCAACTCCAGATGTTGCAACTCTTGCTAATGTAACAGCACAATGTGAAGTCACCAGTTTAACGCCTCCTACTGCTACCGATAATTGTGGTGGAACGGTAACAGTAACAAACGATGCTACACTGCCTATTACAACACAAGGAACAACCGTCGTAACTTGGACATACGATGATGGTAACGGAAACACATCAACACAAACACAAAACGTAGTGATTGATGATGTTACTGCTCCAACTCCAGATTTTGCAACTCTTGCTGATGTAATTGCTCAATGTTCAGTAACATCTTTAACCCCTCCTACTGCTACCGATAATTGTGGTGGAACTGTAACAGTAACAAACGATGCAACACTTCCTATTTCAACACAAGGAACAACCGTCGTAACTTGGACATACGATGATGGTAACGGAAACACATCAACACAAACACAAAACGTAGTGATTGATGATGTTACTGCTCCAACTCCAGATTTTGCAACTCTTGCTGATGTAATTGCTCAATGTTCAGTAACATCTTTAACCCCTCCTACTGCTACCGATAA
Above is a window of Bizionia sp. M204 DNA encoding:
- a CDS encoding fumarate reductase/succinate dehydrogenase flavoprotein subunit, whose amino-acid sequence is MTLDSKIPEGRLEDKWKNYQAKSHLINPANRKKLNIMVVGSGLSGAGAAATLAELGYQVQCFCYQDSARRAHSIAAQGGINAAKNYQHDGDSVWRMFHDTLKGGDFRSREANTYRLAELSAPLIDHFVQQGVPFAREYGGVLANRSFGGVQVQRTFYARGQTGQQLVLAAYSQLSKMIRAKKVDMLPRHEVLDLVVINGKAKGVIARDLETGAIKRFAADAVVLATGGYSRVFRLSTLAIGCNGSAIWKAHKRGAFFAAPSFTQIHPTALPQTSKAQSKLTLMSESLRNDGRIWVPKNKDDSRKPQDIPEEERDYYLERRYPSFGNLAPRDIASRAAKERIDAGHGVGPLKNAVYLDFKHAIAKMGKDTITDKYGNLFTMYEKITGINAYHEPMKISPAAHFSMGGLWVDYELMTTIPGLYAIGECNYSDHGANRLGANSLLQTSIDGYFILPNTITNYLEGELHAERPSITHPEFAKVEASVKQQIQKLLDINGSRTSDDFHRELGNVMWQECAMSRNKAGLEKAITQIKHIKAAFWKDVKVTGSANEMNPELEKALRLADFMELAMLMCTDALQRNESCGAHFREEYQTEEGEAKRNDADYAYVSVWEYQEADFKLHKEILEFEYIQPTERSYK
- a CDS encoding succinate dehydrogenase cytochrome b subunit, with product MSLFFKKSIIATTGLFLCIFLMVHLSANILLLFPEATARSLYNAYSTTLRESTLIMIVAYLLYLSIIFHVIYAGIITYKNRRSKSDRYIINHKNETSSWASQNMGVLGVLILIFIGVHLVNFWARVKLGIGAEVKTDMAGNIDVYEVAYALFHNIYYVLFYIILMIPLGFHLHHGLQSAFKTLGFYHKKGLQVLAKIALIYAIIVSLGFGIIPIIVYFK
- a CDS encoding GH3 auxin-responsive promoter family protein is translated as MAILGNIIKGIIEIKDTFTPELNPVEAQKEVLKNLLTKAENTEFGKHYKFESILDSADMATAFSDTVPYFDYNKIQKEWWYRYQNGEDHITWPGHPNYFALSSGTTGKSSKRIPVTDDMIDAIKQAGINQVFALSNFDFEADFFEKEIMMLGSSTDLQENKEHLEGEISGITASNIPFWFRGYYKPGEDIAKIEDWDERVQRIADNAKNWDIGAISGIPSWIELMLEKVIAQHNLKHIHEIWPNLQVYTSGGVAFSPYEKSFNALMGRPITVIDTYLASEGFMAFQARPETDAMQLVTDNGIYFEFVPMKPEYINEDGSLVPKAPSLTLEDVQTNQDYVLIISTVSGAWRYEIGDTVEFTNVERAEIKITGRTKFFLNTVGSQLSVNKMDDAMQQLEQKFNTKIPEYTICAQRGADDEFYHSWYVGSEDSLNSDDVAEALDGFLKAANKNYKVARGKALKGVKVQIIPPAIFHEWSAANKKKGGQVKMERVMKEDKFQDWEAFVSSQK
- a CDS encoding T9SS type A sorting domain-containing protein; the protein is MKKITLALFLLSLGMHAQTFPSPYCEITDATDVIVEEIASVDFGGTTITNSDVASVLINETATVIAVTQEDTYTMEVTGNTYGPFDTDIVAFIDWNQNEVLDDAGEIFEIGTLTNTDGTDGISVIFDMVIPTDAVLGETRIRLTKTYTDSDSPAQINPCGIEFDAFGQGIYPGYGQALDFTVLVEAPIILPFPSPYCEITDADNVIVEEISSVNFAGTNIANTDATTVLIDETATVVNIALNETYALEVAGNTYGPFDTDIVAFIDWNQNDILDDAGEIYEIGTLINTNGTDGVSVSMYVLVPTDAVLGETRIRLTKTYTDSDSPAEINPCGIEFDAFGQGIYPGYGQALDFTLNITPLSTDTFEVNALSVYPIPTKDYLNISYKSTIQSVTIFNMLGQEVYAQNTAASKLELQVSELATGTYLVKLQTEVGTHTFRFLKH
- a CDS encoding TQO small subunit DoxD, with product MKQFSNQSYNTAGLFTLAIRLVVGWTYFSAFWRRVALANKLNPEEAGYIGEKFNHFLPNALGIKPIIEYLVLNPDALWWAMVIFTIVEGIVGLLIMLGFFTRLMSIGVFFLAMGILLGSGWIGTTCLDEWQIGVLGIASGFTLFLSGSGHYSLDKLLMDKSYAFTGTKWFGFLGSGILPLKNLKPIVLFGSLAIFSLTLFTNQYFHGGVFGTLHNKSIKPKLELSQASFSNNTLEFQVYRVEGVDVYGSFLIGLELMDSHGKTILSLNGTDLSRFPAEQINNHYVAKIKPGVHSLIIPLGAKADISIPLNETGNNPNGRHVLKLTDISGLTWEINVN